TTAATATGAGTATTTCATCAATTTCTTCTATGTCAACTGGCACAACTATAACTTCGTATAATAGCAGTAGTGATACAAGCCAATTAGAAAAGCAGGCAGCTAATATTAAACAGCAGATACAAGAAGAAAGTGCAAGTGACGATGATGAGCAAACAAAACAGGCTAAAATCCAGCAGTTACAGGCGCAACTGCAGCAGATTGAATCACAAATTCAGCAAATGCAATCTCAAAAAACATCGAAAACTCAAACTTCTATGGATAGTATAAAATCAGAAAAAATGGAAAATAGCAGTACTAATAAAACCAATGATGGTAAAAACAATTCTGATAACATAGTAGATGTATTTGCTTAAAGTATATTTATCAAAATAGTGCTCCATGAATTTGGACTTTTAAATTAGTATGTATTTTAAATTTTTAAAGTATTAAAGACTCTGATGATTCAGAGCCTTTAATACTTTAAGAAACATTAGGAATATGTTTATATAAATAAAATTTACAAAATTAATATATAATATACTGGGAATTTGAAGAAAATATAAGTACTTGAATAGAACTTTAATGTGTGCTAGAATAACTTTGGGTAGTATCATTTTGAGCTGCACCATAAGTGTTGATA
This genomic interval from Clostridium kluyveri contains the following:
- a CDS encoding FlxA-like family protein, encoding MSISSISSMSTGTTITSYNSSSDTSQLEKQAANIKQQIQEESASDDDEQTKQAKIQQLQAQLQQIESQIQQMQSQKTSKTQTSMDSIKSEKMENSSTNKTNDGKNNSDNIVDVFA